The genomic window agtggGGATAAATGGATGGGGTTATTTGATCAGGTTGTGCAGACTATATTCTGTCCCcaatttaaaataatacattctgtccttattttgtaTAATACTGTGGCAAAACGtgggcaatttgggaagcagacgaGTAGAGTTCATTGGATCATAGAAATTTCTCATTAGTACAGGCTGAGGGACAGtcacagcaccaccactggcagggGAATGTAATTATAGCAGGACAGATTTAGATAGGGAGTCTCCATTAGAAACTGTTccagtggcggggtggggggtgggtatatcagagtgttacggcgaggggtgtggggctatcagaatgttacagtgagcggggtgtgggatatatcagagttacagtgaggggtgtggggtatatcagaatgttagtgaggggtggggtatatcagagtgttacagtgaggggtgtggggtatatcagagtgttacagtgaggggtttggggtatatcccagtgttacagtgaggggtttggggtatatcagtgttacagtgaggggtgtggggtatatcagagtgttacagtgaggggtgtggggtatatcagagtgttacagtgaggggtgtggggtatatcagtgttacaatgaggggtgtggggtatatcagagtgttacagtgaggggtgtggggtatatcagagtgttacagtgaggggtgtggggtatatcagagtgttacagtgaggggtgtggggtatatcagtgttacagtgaggggtgtggggtatatcagaatgttagtgaggggtgtggggtatatcagagtgctacagtgaggggtgtggggtatatcagagtgttacagtgaggggtgtggggtatatcagtgttacagtgaggggtgtggggtatatcagtgttacagtgaggggtgtggggtatatcagaatgttagtgaggggtgtggggatatcagagtgttacagtgaggggtgtggggtatatcagtgttacagtgaggggtgtggggtatatcagaatgttagtgaggggtttggggtattactagtccagtacttGTAGTTTAATTGCATTGAGATGGTTTCTTCGGTAGAACTTCACGAGCTGTCGGTTCAGGCGCACACGGTGACGTACCGTCCCTCCGTCCCGCCGAAGTAGGAGCGCTCCCATTCGCTCATCAGCTCAAAATGCAGGGGTCGGTGGCAGAAGCTGCAGGCTGTCGAGGACAGGCGCTGGATGGGGAGCCCCAGCTCCTTCCATGCATCGACCAGGCGATCTGAAAAGAGAGGttgtagttatgaggagaggcgAGAGAAAGTGGGgctattttcattagaacagagaaagtgaaGAGGAGATCGGCTCAAAATTAGGAGGGATTTCGATATGGTAAATCAGGACAAACTATTTCTACTTGTGAGTCGGTAACTAGATGGCATcagtttaagatcatcaccaggaATGAAGGGAGAGGGTAGGAGAAGATTTTTTGCTGCAGAGTTTTTTGGACGTGGAATGACTGACCTGAAATAGTGGGGGTAGCAGAATCCAGGATAGATTTCAAAAGAAATATTTGAAAAacagaagaatttgcatttgtacagcgcctttcacaaccgtaggacatcccaaagtgcttttgaagtgcagtcacttgtcggaaaacctggcagccaatttgcacacagcaagatcccactggtGGACAATAAATGACCAGTCAGTCTgtctttttggtggtgttagttgagggaggaatgtcggCCCTagcacaccaggagaactcatggctcttcttccaatagtgctgtgtgatctttcacatccacctgaacaagcagacagggCCTTCTCTCATCTgaacacctccgatagtgcagcactctcacatgactgcactgaagtgagagcctggattatggggctcaagtcctcgAGTGGGACTCGAACTCATGACCTCCTGAAGTTCATACTGGTGATATCAATGGAGAAATATTTAATGTGTCGAATTATATTCCCCTGTTGACCTGGCAGATGATGGGATCTTACACAATTGCATTAGGCTAGCAGCCATGAAACTTCCAACACTGATTTCTTGGTGACACCGAGTGCTGGGGTCCGGTTCTTTCTTCCCTCCAGACCTCTTCCCCCTGTTCCCTGATTCTTGCTCTGGCTGTGCAAGAATCAGGGAACGGGGGCGGAGGGATGCTAAGGGCTGCAGCCAGATACaatcctctcccctcctcacAAATAGGACAGCCCCTAGACAGTGTCCAGGAACGGGATCCCAAGCCAGATTCCGAGCCCAAGGCCTCTGCAGCCAATTGAAGCGCTACTTACTGACGTTCCCGCTAAGATCAACGGCTTATCAGACACTAGAAAGTGACCCCGGGGTCTCCTGTCCCTATTGCGCCCTACCTCATTTCATCGCACTTCCCCTTAACTCACCCACAAAGTTGCCCATCATCTGGGGTTCATGATGTGGGGAGGGGGCAAGTCGGAGGAGCTCCTCTCCCCTGGGGACAGTCGGGTAATTGATGGCCTGTACGTAGATGTCATGTCGATTCATCATGATGTTGCAGATATCCGTGTTCCTCGCAGCATCGCATACCttcaggaaaagcagcagccagttAAAACCGACAGATTCCACCTCTCTCAGATCTCATCCTTCCAAAATACAGCCCTCTcactacccacacccctcactatttcTTCGAAGGCTACAGTGTCCAAGTCTTAGCCACCCTTCCTGGTAACCTTTCCACTTTCTGGGTTACAAAATTCTTCCGGGCATCAGTCCTAAACTTGCCGTTCGCACCCTGACCTTTTTGCCCTTGCTGCTGTGGATTATCTGAGATTATTATTCTGGGCTTACTTGATCCTCTTTAGTATATTTTACCTTTCTGTAAATTTCTCCCTCTGAGACGTCTCTTTGCGAGGCTGAAGAGCCCTTGTGTATTGAGTTCTCCTGTTCTTTCCTCCAATGCTGGGGTTCTTCTGACTTATTTCTCTGCATTATGTTGCGGTGACTGGAATTGTCCCCGATATTCTAGGTGTGATctgaccagggcactgtacagTGTCAGTGACTTCTGGAGGATTGAACTCAGGTGTTTTGTAATGTGCTCCAGGATCGTGCACACTTACTTTCACACCACCTCATCCTGTTTGGAAATGGTGAGCGACAACTTAACTAACGCCCTGAACACCCTGCGTGTCTTTCagttcccacccctcccccgatagTTCCAAATGTGCCTCCTGCTCTTACTCCCACTACGCAGCAGGTTGCATTTATCTGTACTGAACTTCATTTACTGCCGATCAGCCCAAGCAAACTCTGTCAAGCTCCCTTTTTAGGACCTTGGTTGCTTCTGTTGGGTCCACATTTCACCCCTcactgctcccccccaccccccaaacattggTATATAATCAAGCTTTCATTATGATTACACCAGGAAGAGGAGGGGTTCCCAGCATGGACTCCTGGGGTAGCCCTTGCAGTATATGTCCTCCCATTGTGACTTAgctccccttacccagttaataATCCGTGTCGAGTTTCTAACCTTGATACTCATCTACTTTAGTTTGTGAAGGAGTCTCTTGTGAGGTATATTATCAAGGGCCTTATCTTTACCCTATCAACCTGGTATGTCATTTCATAGGCATCTGAGGTCAGTCAGACAGGGTCTATTCAAGGCCAGGTTAATAGGTACAGTTACCAGGTATGACGCTGCTAATGGGGGTGTAGTGAGGCACAGCCCGGTGTCGCTCATTATACAGTGACATTAATCCGGCGCAGCCCTGTGTCGCTGGTCACACAGTGAGATTATCCCGGCACAGCCCTGTGCCGCTGGTCACACAGTGAGATTATCCCGGCACAGCCCTGTGCCGCTGGTCACACAGTGAGATTATCCCGGCACAGCCCTGTGCCGCTGGTCACACAGTGAGATTATCCCGGCACAGCCCTGTGCCGCTGGTTACACAGTGAGATCACCCCGGCACAGCCCTGCGCCACTGGTTACACAGTAAAATTACCCCGGCACAGCCCTGCGCCACTGGTTACACAGTGAAATTATCCCGGCACAGCCAGGTATCCCTGGTTATGTGGTGAGATTACCCCGGCACAGTCCTGAGTCACTGGTCATACAATGAGATTACCCTGGCCCGGTGCCACTGATTATATGGTGAGATGGTGCTGCTAAGGACACCGATCACGTACCCGTATGGGGATGATGTGGCTGGGGCAGTTGATGACCGGCAGACCTGCGTCCATCAGCAGCTGCCGCATGTACTTGACGTTGCGCTGGTGAGATCGTCGCAGTGCCTGACCTTCCTCGCTCTTTAAGATGCGCACGGACTCCAAGGCACCTGCTAGTACCATCGGCGGCAGTGCTGTGGTGAAAATGAAGCCTGCAGCGTAGGATCGAACTGTATCGATAAGCGAGGCTGTGCTGGCAACGTAGCCACCCACACAGCCAAAGGCTTTACCTGGAAAGGATGAAGCATTTTACATTAAATTTCAGCCCGTGACTCGGAGTAAATTTCCTGCCTTGTGTAGCACTCGGCCACACCCACCAAGAAAGTCCCAGGATCTTTCTCCAGGGCCGATCCATCCCTCTTGAGGTTGCTAGACTGCTTCTGTCCTCTCCCAACATCCATGTAGCAGGAGTCACCTGAGAGGGATTAGGGGAAGGAACCCTTCTGTCCTCCCACTTCCAGGATGCTGAGGCCGATTTCAGTTCTGCCTTCCCCCAACCCCAGCTGAGATGAGTGAAATCAGCAGGTATCGAAGCTATGACCTCCTGGCATTTAGGGCTAAATGTCACACGGGCTGGCttgtttacccactgagccaccaaaGCTGAGATAATGGCGTGAGGAACTAATAAACGAGCTCTGGCGCTCAACGACGGGCAAAACACAACTGTGCTGCCAACTCACCGAGCGTTCCCGATATGATGTCTAGTTTGTGCATGATACCATCCCGCTCTCCGATCCCTGCTCCGTGAGTTCCGTAAAGTCCCACAGCATGCACCTCATCTACAAAAGTGATGGCTCCATACTTGTGAGCGACATCGCACATCTTCGCCAATGGACAGATACCACCTGGGTGACAGGAAATGGACAGTATAACGACCAGTTTCAAGCAGTGACACAACGAAtgcccttaccctgaataaacagtgactctgtaaagttacacagtgagtgaccctcaccttgaataaacagtaactctgtacagttacactgtgagtgacccttaccctgctgcaTAAATCAGTAAAGGGCAGGGGGCCTTCATCATGTCTGTGAAATATTAGTGTTGTCCTCAACCCTCCCCCAACCAAACACCACAACCTCCTCCCTCATTTCTGTACACGTTAGAGCGTGAAGTTACCAGATTAGGAGAGTGCTCCCACCCACTTCTTActcagggatgctgaggccaattttagtgcTGCCCTCCAATGCACTTCCCTCCCCATTCTTCAGACAGCGAGGGTTGACCGCCGCCCAGGTGCATCGGCACATGCTCTCCAACAGGAGTTACTCAACTGTACCCAACAGCAGGAACCCTGGTcctcagtgagagggagaggagaccaTCGCCTTACAATCTAGgccgatactcccagtgcagcatcaacatcactttaaaactgattatctggtcttccatctcattgttgtttatgggattgtgatgagcgcaaattggctgctgcctttgcccatattacatcagtgacttcacttcacaagttattcattggctgtgaagcgctttgggacatcctgaggtcatgaaaggcgctataggaatgcaagttctttctttcaatgtgACTTGGACTCTCAAGGTGCCAATTATATGAGTCTCAGGACCCTCCCCACCTTGCAGTGCATACAGGAAATTCGGCACAGTTTTCTGAGCAGAATAATGGTGAGCAAAGTGCCCAAAGCTCCAATTTTTGCCACCAATGAGCAAGGCCCTCTCCTCAGAAAGGAGGTCTTGTAAAATTTCACCCCCTCCAAAATGGCATCTCAAGAGGAAAGGTTAGTTCTATcgcatagcaacataggaattgctagacgaataaaagaccaaggtccatctagctgGCCCTCTACCACAATGACTAcagtaatcaatctctatcaattaatgaAAAGCTGCTGTTCCATATTTAACTGATTGAAGCTGACATTGTGCTCCCTCCTTCACCCCTTCCACTGTAATCTCTGGGGCTGGGACATTAACATTGTGTCTTACTCCTTACCGTCCATCGAATGTACCGTTTCAAACGCCACGATTTTAGGGGTCTCCGGGTTCGACTCCCTCAGGAGCTGCTCCAGGTGTTCGACGTCATTGTGCCGGAAGACAAACTTTGGAACTCCGCTGTTCCTGATCCCCTGGATCATGGACGCATGATTCCCAGCATCAGAGTAAATCTCACAGCCTGCGGGATTCAAACAATCTCTTACCCATGTGCTTGTTGTGAAATTAGGCGTAACActtcaaacaaacaaaaaatcaaGACTTATCGgtaactctctctctgtttctgtctctgtcggtctctctctccctctccctctcttgctctgtctctacCTCACTTAATGTCTtgtctctttatctctttccCTACTAtcctcactgtctctccctctctatctctcaccctctcactctctgacactctcttccttcccctccctttctctctctctctctctgtctctcccttcctATGAAGTAGTTAATTCCTGTGTTCCCTGTCCTATACCTGGTAGCAGTTTGGCCAGAGTGAAGAGAGTCGAGTCGTTAGCCACGTAACACGATGAGAAGAGAAGTGCGGCATCCTTTTGGTGCAGACCAGCCAGCTCCGATTCCAGGTCCACGTGGAACTTGCTGGTTCCGGAAATGTTGCGAGTCCCACCAGCTCCCGCACCGAACTCCTGCACTGTCTCCCTGTGGACAGCAGAATGAGCAGTGTTTACATATCATTAAGAAGCTGCATTTATACGTTACCCTATCAGGTCCTCAGAGTGCCCTAAagagcttcacaaccaatgaagagcagtcactgttatgtaggcaaatgcagcaggcagtcagtgcacagcaagatcccacaaacagcaacgagatcaATGAGCAGTTTATCAGTTTGTTTggtgatattagttgagggaggGACGTTGGCCCTAGAACGCCAGGACAACCTTCTTCTGATAGTTGGCTGGGAGGTTATATGTATGCAGGGCTTGTAGTTACCTGGGTCATGTATTTTAAACTTCTCAAATATAGAAGTTGATTTCCTGTGGTGTTTCATAGGGGTTCTAAGACCATgtgcagtcttcaggtgaagcagagtGAGAGGGCGGGGGACAATCGGAGCAGGGcctgcagacataattcagtccccattttaaagctgtatattctgtccttattttagtataatactttgatttgatattatttACGGATAAATAGCAAAATATGAAGCATTATGGGAAGCAGAGAGGTAGAGTTAGTCAGAGCATATGAATTgctcagaatgataccggggcttaaagggttaaactatgaagactggttgcataaacttggcttgtattcccttgagcatagaagattgagggttgatctgatcaaggtgtttaaaatgttaaaaagattctataaggtggatacagagaaactatttccgttggtggGGAATCatgaacgaggggacataatcttaaaattagagctaggccgttcaggagggaaatcaggaaacaccttttcacacaaagggtagtagaaatctggaattctgttccccaaaaggctatggatgctggtacaaatgaagctttcaagactgagatcgatagaaccATTAGGTTACGttgtcaaggaatatggagctacggcaagtaaatggagttgaaatacagttcagccgtgatctaattgaatgagccacaagctcgaggggctgaatggcctcctgttccgatgtttctATGCTCTGCAATACTGGCAAAACTGTGGAGAGCTAAAACTGAGGTCCTACAGCACtaccactggtaggagggtgtaattacagcctgacatgtttacataggcagtttccattacaaaTGTGGACATAGCAATTTATAATGGTAAGAAGTTGACATAAAAGTCTGACAAGTGGAAGTAagattttgtagacagg from Heptranchias perlo isolate sHepPer1 unplaced genomic scaffold, sHepPer1.hap1 HAP1_SCAFFOLD_154, whole genome shotgun sequence includes these protein-coding regions:
- the LOC137309211 gene encoding 5-aminolevulinate synthase, erythroid-specific, mitochondrial-like, which gives rise to MGFFMHSCPFLMRVPRVFLQKAGASLAIYAQRCPMMSRSVVSAAVNLQWVKETEPSGPGAFTPALLSPIKAVVQHTSQVVAPTTASIIVNCPFVESEIKRGTGKVIREASLAVQEDVTDTSPPQEFSNSPTMFGWQFGLVKRFQESLPSVCDNNLAVTHLLQDNMTRELPIFGYDEFFEHKIEEKKRDHTYRVFKTVNRKAEEYPFAEHYSDPLAEKKDVSVWCSNDYLGMSSHPRVLEAIVETVQEFGAGAGGTRNISGTSKFHVDLESELAGLHQKDAALLFSSCYVANDSTLFTLAKLLPGCEIYSDAGNHASMIQGIRNSGVPKFVFRHNDVEHLEQLLRESNPETPKIVAFETVHSMDGGICPLAKMCDVAHKYGAITFVDEVHAVGLYGTHGAGIGERDGIMHKLDIISGTLGKAFGCVGGYVASTASLIDTVRSYAAGFIFTTALPPMVLAGALESVRILKSEEGQALRRSHQRNVKYMRQLLMDAGLPVINCPSHIIPIRVCDAARNTDICNIMMNRHDIYVQAINYPTVPRGEELLRLAPSPHHEPQMMGNFVDRLVDAWKELGLPIQRLSSTACSFCHRPLHFELMSEWERSYFGGTEGRYVTVCA